TGGCGCGGATGCCCATCAGCTGGCGCTCGCGCTGCTCCAGATTTTGGATCTTCTCCTTGGCGACTTCCGACGCGATACGCGACAGGCCGGTGAAGACCAGCAGCATCGACGACAGGAGTTCGGCGCGCCGTTCCGGGCTGATGATCAAGGGCGTGACGGCGAAACCGCCGTCGGTGTGGAAATCGATCCGGTTCAGACCGCCGTAGGCGGCCCAGATCTGATCCTGGTAGCCGACATTCTCGCCGATCACCTGCTGTTCGATGCGGATCGCCTCGTTCGCCAGATCGCGCTTGCCGGCCATCTCCCCACGCATGGCGTAGAGGGCGTTCAGCAGGCCGACGGTGAAGGACGAACTGGACCCCAGGCCCGAGCGGGCCGGCAGGTCTGCGTCGTGATGAACCTCCAGCCCGCGATGAGCCTTCATCTCGGAGAAGACGGCGCGGACGGCCGGATGTTCGATCTCCTCGATGGTCTTGGCCAACTCGATGCGCGAATAGGCGAGACGGTACTTGTGCTCGAAGAAGGGCGGCAGGTTGCGGACGTTGAGATAGCAGTATTTGTCGATCGCTAGTCCGAACACGGCTCCGCCATGGCGCCGCACCCAGGTCGGGTAGTCGGTGCCGCCGCCGAAAAGCGAAATGCGGAAAGGGGTGCGGCTGATGATCACAGGCGGATATCCTTATGCTGATCCGGACCGCCGGCTTCAAGAATGTCCGGCCTGCTCAACGAATGGCGGCTCCTCCCTTTTCGGGGAGCCCTAACGTCCATCGGATGCTCGTCGAAGCAGCCTGTGGACCTTAGCCTTTTGATTTTCCGCGAGATTCACGCTTCAGATGATTCCGTCGGAAGCGATCTCACTCTAATCGGCCAGGACTTCCATGCCGCTCTCCAGAAGAGCGCGGGACAGGGAGTGCTTGGTCATCTGTTCGATGTGCTCGCGGGTTTCCCAGCCGAATCGCTGGGCCACCATGTCGAGATAGCGCTTGTTGGTGAAATATTCGGTAAAGGCCTGATCGCGGAAGCGCAGGACCTCTGCGGCGGAAATCTTTTCCGTCGGCAGGGGGGTGCAGTCATGGCTGTGCTGAGAATAGCCGCTCCACTGTTCCGGCAAGGCCCATCCCTTTTCCACCGCCATGGCGTAGAGCGGCGATCCCGGATAGGCCATCGCGGAATAGAAGTTGCCGAACTCGCAGTTCAGCTCCTTGGCCAGTTCCAGTGTCGCCCGCATGCTTTCCACGTCGTCGTCGGGCAGGCCGAAGATGTAGTTGCCGATGACGTGGATGCCGGCGGCCTGGATCGACTGCACCACGACACGGATGTCGTCCTGGGTGAAGGACTTGGACGCGCCGTCGCGGACATGCTCGCTGCCGGATTCGATACCCAGGGCAAGCCAGCGGAATCCCGCCTTGCGCAGCTTTTCCAGCATGTGCGGCTTCACCGTGTCGACCCGGGCGTAGGCCCAGATGTTCAGGTCATAGCCGCGCTCGATCAGCCGGTCGCAGATCGCCATGACATGGCGCTCGTTCAGGACGAACATCTCGTCGATGAACTTGTAGGTCTTGACGCCGTATTCGTTGTACAGCCGGTCGATCTCGGCGACGACGGCGTCGGGCGAGCGCATGCGGTAACGGTTCACTCCGAACGGCGCGTTGATGCAGCAGAAGCTGCATTTGTAGGGGCAGCCGAGCGAGGTATAGATGGAGGCATAGGGCTGCCGCGCCCCGAGATTGCCGAAGCATTGCCAGTTGTGCGCCCGGTACTTCTCCATCGGCAGCAGATCCCACACGTCGCCGTGCAGATCGCCGTCGAGATCCTTGATCAGGGCCGGGGCGAGGTTGTTGCGGATCGTGCCGCCATCCGCGTCCCCTTCGGTCCCCGCCACGCGGTAGACCAGCCCCTCCACCGTTTCGAGCGGCGGAGCCGGTTCCTTCAGCGCGTCGAGAAGCTGGGCGACGGTCACCGGCCCTTCGCTGTTGCAGGCGAAGTCCACCGTCTCCTCGCGTAGCGTGCGCTCGGGCAGGGCGGCGACATGGCCGCCGACGATGATGATCGGCTGTTCGGGCAGGCGCGCCTTGATGGCGCGGCAGGTCAGCCCGGCCCCGACCATCTGCTGGGTCGAGGCGGAAGGCTGATGGCCGAATACCACCATCGCGACCAGGCGCGGCGCCAGTTGGGCGATGCGCTCCGCCACCTGGTCGGCGGTCAGGTGATCGGCCTCGGCGTCGATGATGTGGATGGAATGGCCGCGGTCGCGGACATAGCCGCCGATCAGCCGGCACCACAGCGGCGGTTCGATCGCCGTCAGAGTTGACCCGAGGGACTGATAGATCTTGGTCCGTTCACCAGGGTTGACGAGGACGAGATCGACGTTCGGACTCATGGGATTGTTGCCAGACTCGGGTCATGAGAAGTGTGTCGGTCAGCATATTCCGAAGGCAAAGGGTAGTCTAGGGAAAACAAATCATCTTGTGTAATAATTTAAGGTGCATATCACCAGCAACCGGACCGCCAACCATTGAAGAGCGGGGTTGGCATGTTAAAAATATGAAACTATTTATTGAGCATAGAGGAGTATGACAAACCCTATACCAGAAAACCTCCGGATGCCGCCGCACGATCTCTTAAGACCTATTCAGGCCCCGGTGGATGGAGGATTGCCGCCTTCGGTTCAGGTCGGCGCGGCGCGGCATGCTATGATATGCCACGACTCCCCGGCAAACGGGATCAGGCGGATTGTCGCGCATTCCACCAGGCGCATGTCCGCTCCAGGCCGTCGCGCAGCGGTGTCCTGGCGCGCCACCCGAGCGCCAGACAGCGCGAGGCGTCCAAGCCTTTGCGCGGCATGCCGTCGGGCTTCTCCACGGCATAGTGGAAGCCGCCGTCGTAACCGACCGCCGCGGCCACCATCTCCGTCAGTTCGGCGATGCTGACATCCTCGCCCGAGCCGACATTGACGATCTCCTCGCCGCTGTAACGCTCCATCAGGAAAACCAGGGCATCGGCGGCATCGTCCACATAGAGGAACTCGCGCCGCGGCCGGCCGGTCCCCCAGACCTCCACCGGTCCGGTCCGGGCCGCCTTCGCAGCCTGGATCTTGCGGATCAGGGCCGGCACCACATGGCTGGCGGCCAGGTCGAAATTGTCGCCGGGACCGTAGAGGTTGGTCGGGACGACGGCGATGAAGTCGCGGCCGTACTGGCGGCGATAGGCCTGGCACAGCTTGATGCCGGCGACTTTCGCGGTGGCGTACCACTGGTTGGTCGGCTCGAAAGCGCCGGTCAGCAGGGAGTCCTCGACGATCGGCTGGTCGACGAATTTGGGGTAGATGCAGGACGACCCGAGGAACATCAGTTTCTCCACCCCGGCCAGATAGGCACTGTGGATGATGTTGGCCTCGATCGCCAGGTTGTCATAGAGGAATTCGGCCGGCCGGGTGTCGTTGGCCAGGATGCCGCCCACCGTGGCGGCGGCGACGAACACGGCTTGCGGGCGCTCGCGCAGCATCCATGCCTCGACGTCGCCCTGGCGGCGCAGATCGACCGCGTCGCGGCTGACGGTAAGCGGTTGCGCGCATTCGGCCGTCAGCCGGCGGACCAGGGCCGAGCCGACCATGCCCGTATGCCCCGCCACCCATACCCGTTTTCCGGCAAGCGGATACACCGCTGGAGCCGCCTGCGTTCCAGTCGTGCTGTCCATGGCGCGTCCTTCCTGTCCGTCGGCATGCCGTTCGGCCGGGCGCGAATGCCGTTGGCCAGTAAAGGGCAAAATAACGACCCGTTGTGCGCACCGCAATCCAAATGCCACCATCCAGGCAACCCGCCCAGGAGTGAGTATCCAAGTATGAGGTGGCGTCTTTCGCGGCATCGGCGCGCGACCGATCCAAGAAGGTGGAAGGACCATCCGCCGCATCGTCCCAGTTTCCATCACCTCGACGGACGCCGTCGGGTAAATTTTACATTTTGATTAAGGATAATAAATAAGGAGAGAAGCTACTCTCACTTTGTCGATCTATTATTGATAAAAATTGATGTTTCCATTCGGACCGCGGCGTAATATTAAAAGTGCATGTCGGCCGCGTGCCCTTTGTGGGAAAATATTCTTGCTTTAACCCTCGCGCATCCTAGGGCTTCCATGATCAAGACAGAATTCAAAAACAATGTTAAGAAGGCTCCAAAAGTCAGCTTTGTTCTTCTTGATTGGAAATGCCGGGAAAGCTTCCACTCCCTTGATTACTTGGCGGATCAGGATGTTCCGCGGCATGATTATGAAATCATCTGGATTGAGTACTACGCTCATAGATCAAAAGAGATAGGCGATAAGATATCTGACTATAAGGGTAAGGGGCGTCCGGCGCCTATTGACCTTTGGGTTATTATGAATATGCCGGACAACCTATACTATCACAAGCACCTAATGTACAACATTGGCATTGCAAAGAGTCGGGGTGATATTGTCATCATCTGTGATTCTGATGCGATGTTCACGAAGTCATTTGTTCGGACGGTGATCGAAACCTTCGAACGCACGCCTGAAATTGCCCTGCACTTTGATGAGGTGCGCAATTCCAAGCAGGATTTCTATCCTTTTAACTATCCGCCGTTCGAACTGCTGACCGGGGATGGGGCGATCAATTGGCGCGACGGCAAGACCACCGGGCTGTGGGACACCGAGGATCCGCTGCATAGCCGCAATTACGGGGCGTGCATGTGCGCCAGGCGTTCCGACCTGATCGCCATCGGCGGCGCCGATGAACACATGGATTACCTTGGCCATGTCTGCGGCCCGTACGAGCTGACCTTCCGCCTCGTGAACAAGGGCCTGAAGGAGGTCTGGCACGAAAGCGAGTTTCTGTACCACACGTGGCATCCGGGATCGGATGGCGACTTCAACTACATCGGACCCACCGATGGCCGGCACATGTCCTCCACCGCACTCGAGGCGCTGGAGACCGGTCGCATCATGCCGCTCACCGAGAACCCGGTCATCCGCCACGAGCGCGAAAACGGGGTGCCGCCGGCGAACGGCCAGTTCATCGATCCTGCCTGCCTGACGGCCTGGACGCAGGAGGAGGTGGCGAAGTCACCCCGCTTCAAGCTCTTCAAGCGCGGCCAGGGCGGCACCAAGCTGGTGCGGGAACTGGCCACCTACAACATCCTGTCCTACGACGGCAAATTCTACGGCGTCCCGCATTCCCTGGGGCCGGTGGATCTGGCCAGGAAGGAGGATCGGGAAAAGCCGCAGATCGTCGAAGGAGCCTCGGCCGACGAAATCGAGGCGCTTCTGGCCGGGGGCTCGTCCCCCGCTCCCGTCGCGGCGCTTCCTGTGCAGCAGCCCTCCCAACCCTCCAAACGGCGGGGCGTCCAGGCTCCTCCGGTTCTGGTCGGTATGGCCGGGCCTTTCAACGTGGTCTCCTATGACGACGCCTATTTCGGCGTTCCGACCTCGCTGGGGCCGGTCGACCTGGCGGATCCGGCCCAGCGCGCCTTGCCGGAAATCCTGAAGGCCGCGACATGGAGCGACGTGGACTCCATGATCCGGGCGCAGCGCCTGATCCGGTTGGAGGTGGAGAGCCGTGCCCGGGAACAGATGCTGGAGCAGTTGCGGGCGGAACTTGCCGCCAAGGACGCGATGATCGCGGACTTCCTGGACACGATCACCGCCTTGCGGGGTGAAAGCCAAAGCTGGAATGAGGAACGCGAGCGCCTGCGTCGGGAGGTGTTCAGCTTGCAGTTCCGGTTGAACGGTGCCGAGCTGTTGGACTCGTTCACGCCGACCGACATCGCGGAGCGCCGTGCCGATGGCATCCGCGTCACCGCCGACAAGCCGGTCGGCTGTTTCCTGCACGGCTCGCGCCTGTCGCTGGGCAAGGGCAAGTACACGCTCGACATCTGGGGCGCAAGGCAGCGCGCGTCCGCAGCGGGTCTGCCGGTTTTGAACGTGGAGTTGATCAGCAACGGCACGACCACCGTCGGGACGTTCAATACCGAGCACTTCGCCGAAACGGCCACGCTGGTCTCGCTGGTGTTCCAACTGAACGATGCGCCCACCGACGCCGGGCACGAGTTCGAAATCCGCCTCACCCATTATGGCCGTGTGGATCTGGTCGTCTCGAGGGTTCGGCTACGCTTGACCTCCGATACAAGCGCAGCGTCCTCGGCGGGTCTTCGCAGACAGCGCGCATGACGGGGCGGCTCTGCCGGGGTCCGGCCAGAAGCAGATCATTCGCTTTCCAGCGGAGGGGACGGGGTGTCCAACAGGATGTTTGAGCAGCGCCTTGCCACGGTAGACAGGCGGATGGCCGAACGAGACCGCCGGAACCAGGAGCTGTCGGCCCTGGTCGAAGAGGTGGGTGAGCAGAATCGGCTGCTCCGGCAGGCCTTGAGCGAACAGGACAAACGTATCCGGTCCCTGGAAGCCGCCTTGGCCGAACAGGCTCGTGTGCTTCAGGCCATCCGGGGGGAACTCGCGGACTCCGGCAGGTCGGCGGAGGGCGGCCCGGCTCTCCTCAGCCTGTCGGCCCGCGTTCAGCTGATCGACGATGCGCTGACCGACCTTCGCCTTGTTGTTTTGGAAAGGTCCGGCACCCGGTAGAGTGCCGCCGCCCGGTCATTCAGGCCGGGGGTGGCCGATGAAAGAGAGCCGCATGTTTATCCATTTCGACCTGCCCCGTGCCGCCGGGGATTCGCTGATGGACTGTGTCGAGCGCGTCTATGGTGCGTCGCGGGTGCTGCATCTTGGACACGGGCTTCGTTTCGATATGTCGTACGAGGCACTGCTCAGCAAAACATCTGACGAAATTGATCTGATAAAGAGCCGCTATGGATGTGCGGTGACGAAGCATGCCTTCGCCCTGCACAATATAATCGGGGCTCCGTATGTTGGATTTGTTCGAAATCCGTTTGACTGGTATGTTTCTTCATATTATTGGGCAAGAAAGAATAGTCTGGGAAACCCGTCTGAATTTTACGGGTATATGATAGATAAACATGATATGTCGTTAGAGTACTTTGTTCATTGGCTTCATGACATAGGCCACGACAACAATCAGACCAAGAATATTTTCCACCTTTCAAAGAATTACAGCGGCGTCCTACCTCCGGATCCGGCGAGCATCACTCTTGATGAAGCGAATTTCACCCAGGCCATCGAGCTGACTGAGACCGCGTTCGCGGTTCTTGCGCCGACCGATCTTTTCGGTCCGGCGCTCTATGTCATGGGCATGCTGTTCGACTGGCCGGACCTGCCGCCGTGGCGGCTGCGCTCTTCGTCCAACTGGCGCGCCTCGGCGTCGATCCCCGACACGCTCGAGGACTTCGTGCGCGAGCGCAGCCCCTATGACTGGAACATGTTCGCCGCCGTCCGCAAAGGGTTCGAACAGCGTTACGCCGATGTTCTGACCGCCCGCGCCGCCGAGATCGCGGACTACGACGCCTGCTCGCGGAACCCCGCCTGGCAGGACGCGATGCCGTTTCATGTCTGCGACGTTCCGGCTCCTTTCCTGCAGGGCGTCCGCCTTCAGGCACCGCCGCCGCTCCGTGCCCCGGCCGCCGTCCCCGGCGCACTGCGGGGGAACCGCATGCCTGGGCTCAGGCTGCATCTTCACGGCGTGGTCCATGGGCATTTCCTGCTGTCGCCCCGCCCGGACAGCCCGCCCTTCCTGGCCGTGCCGCTGGTCAGCCTGATCGACCAGATGGCCGCCCCGGAGCAGCTCTGGCCATTCTACGGCCCGGGCGTCCTGTTCGACCGGTCGCTGGACGGGCTCCGGCAACGGCTCGAGGCGGGAGAGGTCCCGAGCCTGGTGGAGAGCCAGGGGGATCTCCAGATCTGGTTCTACCGGGGCGCGTACCGGTTCCTGGAGTGGACGGCCGGCACCGACATCGACGTGCTGTACAGCGATCCCGAGGGGGCGCTGAACGGCTCCCTCCATGCCACGGACTGGCCGACGGCCCGCCAGTTCTTCACGCTGTTCACCGATCCGTTCCAGCGGCAGCGGATCGACGGGTTCGGCATCGTCGAAGGGGTGGAGGGTGAGCCCTGGAGGGCCGAACCGACGGCTGGCGGACCGGCGGTCACCGCCCCGTCCCTGCTGCGGCTGCTCGAAGCGTTGCAGAGCAGCGGGCGCCTTTCCCTGCGGTCGCCGCCGCCGTTCCTGATCGACAGCCTGACCGACTACAATCTGGTCAAGTACCATGGCCGGAACTACGGCGCGCACCAGGGGGCCGGGAATCTGGAAGACCTGCTGGCGGAACCGGGGGAAAACCTCATCGAGGCTGCGACGCTGAAGGATGTCCGCCGGGCGATCATCGACCGCTGGCTCTCTCACCGGTCGCCGGATCCCCACCTGATCGAAACCCTGGGCGTGACCAACATCGTCCTGTTCCGGGACCGCTTCGTCGCGTTGCCGCAAGCCCTCGGGCCCGTCGATCTGTCCGATCCCGCGACGTTCCACCTCCCCGGTGTGATCGTCAGCCGCAGCCGGACGCGCCTGCGGCATCTGGTCGCAACGGAAGCCGCCGGCCAGGGGAGGAACACGCAGGCGGGGACCGCGCCGGAATCGGGCGGCCGTCCGGCGCCCTTGCTGCCGGACGCGTCCGGAAAGGGGCGGCTGTTCTGGCTGACCGGTTTGTCCGGGGCCGGCAAGACGACGGTCGCCCTGCGCGTGTGTGCGCGGTTGCGGGCAGCCGGGCTGCCGGCGGTGCTGCTCGACGGCGACCGCTTGCGCGCCGCCATCGCCCCCGATGCCGGTCACACCCCTGACCAGCGCCGCCAGTTGGCCCTTTCCTACGCCCGCCTGTGCCGGGAACTGACGGAGCAGGGCCTGGTCGTCGTCATCGCCACCATTTCAATGTTTCATGCAGTCCGCCAATGGAATCGCGAAAACATAGAAGGTTACCGAGAAATATATTTGCGCGTTCCGCTTGAACACCGCGCTGATCGTGACCCGAAGGGCTTGTACCGCAACGCTGCTGTGGATATGGTCGGGACGGATACCTCCATTGAGGAGCCGGATCACCCCGATCTCGTAATTGACAATTACGGCACGATGACACCGGACGGCGCGGCCGACCTGATCTGGGACCGATTGATTGCGTCCGATACCGCTCTGATCGGCTTATCGGCTGCAGCCCCCAAAGACGGGGACTATAAAGAACCCCATACATCACAATAGAATAGGGACTTTGAAGCATATGCGCGGTCATGGTGATTTCACCGGGTTGGCAGAGAATTATTCGAAATACCGCCCGACTTATTCAGCGACGGTCCGGGATGCGCTGATCGGCATGCTGCCGAAGCCGGCCGGGGAGATCGAGGCAGCCGACGTCGGCGCCGGCACCGGCATCTGGACCCGCCTCGTGGCCGAGCGGGTCCGCCATGTCACGGCGGTCGAACCCAACGACGACATGCGCCGGCTCGGCATCGCCGATTCCGCCGGTCTCCGGATCGAATACCGTGTCGGCTCCGGCGAGCAGACCGGTCTTTCCGACGCTTCGGTGGACATGGTCAGCATGGCTTCGTCCTTCCACTGGGTCGATTTCGAGCGCGGCTTGGCCGAGTTCCACCGCATCCTGCGTCCGGAAGGCCGCTTCGTCGCGCTGTGGAACCCGCGACTGATCGATGCCAATCCCCTGCTGGTCGAGATCGAGGCGGAGATCACCCGCCTGGCTCCGGAAGTCAAACGGGTGTCGTCCGGCAATTCCGGCATCACCGAGACCCTGACCGAGCGGCTGTGGGCCAGCCGGCAGTTCGACGACGTGGTCTATCTGGAGGGCCGCCACTCTGTCGACCAGACCTCCGAACAGTATCTGGGCGTCTGGAATTCGGTGAACGACGTGCGTCACCAGCTCGGCCCCGATCGCTGGACTGCCTTCATGGCCTTCGTCGAAGCGCGGATCGCCGGCCTTGACGTGATCACCACGACCTATCGCACCCGTGCCTGGTCCGCACGCCGTCGGTGAGACTGCCCATGGACACCTCCGCCTTACCGCTCCGGATCGCCTTCGGCAGCAAAGCCGAAACCCTGGAGCGCCTCGCGCCGCATTTGAGGACTGCGCACGTCCTTGATCTGGTTCGCTTCCGGGCCGTCGATTGGAACGCGGGCGGCATGGAGGCGATCCTCGACCGGATCGCCACCACGCCGTGGGGCAGGCAGGGGCCTCTGATCGTCCGGTCCTCCGCCGCGGCGGAGGACCGGGAGGGGCAATCCCTGGCCGGGCATTTCGTGTCGATCGGAAACGTCGATCCGGCCGGGCTGCCGGCCGCCGTCGCCGAGGTGGCGGCCTCCTTCGGGGACGAGCCGGTACCGGCCGATCAGATCTTCGTCCAGCCCATGCTGACGGCGGCCATGAGCGGCGTCGCCTTCACCCGGGATCCCAACACCGGCGCCCCCTACCTGATCGTCAATTACGAGGAGGGCGGCGACACCGCCGCGGTCACCGGCGGCCACGCCGCCGAATTGAAGACCTTCGTCTACTGGAAGGGCGCCACGGTGCCGTGCCCGTCCCCCCTCGACCGGGTGGTGGCGCTCGCCGGCGAACTGGAAGGGCTGCTCGGAGGGGAAAGTCTCGACATCGAGTTCGCCTTCTCGCCGACAGGCGAGCTGTACCTGTTCCAGGTGCGGCCGCTGTCCGCCGCCTGCGGAACGGCCGTCGGCACCGACGAGCACCGGCCGCTGCTGGAAGCCATCGCCCAGAAGATCGCCCAGGCCAATCGGCCGCACCCCTACCTGCGCGGCCGCCGTACCCTGTACGGCGTCATGCCCGACTGGAACCCGGCCGAAATCATCGGCATCCGGCCGCGGCCGCTGGCGCTGTCGCTGTACCGGCAGCTGGTGACCGACAGCGTCTGGGCCTACCAGCGCCACAATTACGGCTACCGGAACCTGCGCAGCTTTCCGCTGATGCGGTCCTTCCATGGGCTGCCGTACATCGACGTCCGCCTCAGCTTCAATTCCTTCATTCCGGGCGATGTGCCTGACACGCTCGCCGACCGTCTGGTGGACTGCTACATCGACCAGCTCGCGGCGGCACCGGTGCTCCACGACAAGGTCGAGTTCGAGATCGTCTTTTCCTGCTACACCTTCGACCTCGACACCCGTCTGCAACGTCTGCGCGGCTTCGGCTTCTCGGAGCGCGATCTCGAGGAATTGACCCAGAGCCTGCGCCGGCTGACCAACCGGGTCATTCACCGTGAAACCGGCTTGTGGCGCAACGACAGCAAGAAGATCGGGATACTGGAGGAGCGGCAGCGGACCATCCGCACCACCGACATGGACATCGTCAGCCGCATCTATTGGCTGATGGAGGATTGCAAGCGCTACGGCACCCTGCCTTTCGCCGGTTTGGCCCGCGCCGGCTTCATCGCCGTCCAGATGCTGAAATCGCTGGTGGCGGTCGGCGCGATCGAGCCGCAGCAGTACGACGCCTTCATGACCAGCCTGGAGACCGTCAGCGGCCGTATGACGCGCGACCTGCGCGCCCTGTCCCGGTCGGAATTCCTGGAGAAATACGGGCACCTGCGCCCCGGGACCTACGATATCCTGTCGCCACGCTACGACGAGGATCCGGAACGCTACCTCGGTGCCGAGCACGGGGCCGGTCCGCACGACGAGGGCGCGGCGCCGACTTTCGCCTTGTCACTGCCCCAGATGCGCCGGATCGACGCCCTCCTGAACCAGCACTCCCTGGAAATGGACGTGGTCAGCCTGTTCGACTTCTGCCAGGCCGGCATCCAGGGCCGCGAGCATTCGAAATTCGTCTTCACCCGTTCGCTGAGCGAGGTGCTGTCGCTGCTGACCCGCCTGGGCGAACGCTATGGACTGTCGCCGGACGACATGTCCTACTTCGATGCCTCTCTTATCGACGATCTCTACGCGTCCAGTTGCGACATCGAGGCGACGCTGCGCCACAGCATCAGCCAGGGCCGCGCCCGCTATGCGGAAACCCAACGCATCGTGCTGCCGCCGCTGATCAGCCAGCCCGAGGAGGTCTGGGCTTTCCACATTCCTCCCACCGAACCCAACTTCATCACCCAGCGGACGGTGGAGGGGCCCGTGCGGTCCCACAAGGCGCCGGCATCGGAGCTGAAGGGGGCGGTGGTGGTGATCCCCAGCGCCGATCCGGGCTTCGACTGGATCTTCTCCCACGGTATCGGCGGCTTCATCACCGCCTATGGCGGGGTCAATTCCCACATGGCCATCCGCGCCGGCGAACTGAACCTTCCTGCGGTGATCGGGGCCGGGGAAACGCTGTTCAACCAGTGGAAGGACAACCGCCGCCTGCGCATCGACTGCGCGTCCCGCCGGGTGGATGTCCTGCAATGACGACGGTCCGGCCCGTGGCCGCGCGCCTGATCGCCGTCAGTCAGCGGGTGGACGTGATCGCCGGCCGCAATGAGCGGCGCGACTCCCTGGATCAGCGGTGGACCGGCTTCCTGGACGCCTGCGGCCTGCTGCCCGTGGCGATGCCCAACACGGCGTCGCCCGCTCTCGCGGCGGCCTGGCTGGAGGCGGTGGCTCCCGCCGGCATCCTGCTGACCGGCGGCAACGATCTGGCGGCCTATGGCGGCGACGCCCCCGAACGCGACGCCGTGGAAGTCCTGCTGATCGAGCACGCGGTCACCCGGCGCGTCCCGCTGATGGCCGTCTGCCGGGGCCTGCAGATGCTGATGCACCATTTCGGCGCCGGGCTGGAACGGGTGACGGGCCATGCCGGCACCGATCATCCGGTCGTCCTGGACGACGGCGCGACGGACACCGTGAATTCCTATCACAATTGGAGCTTCACGAGCGTTCCGCCCGGTTTCACCGCCTGGGCGACCGCGCCCGACGGCGTGGTCGAGGCGGTCCGCCACGACACGTTGCCGCTGTTCGGCATGCTCTGGCATCCCGAACGCAATGCCCCCTACCGCGCCGTGGACCTCGATCTGGTCCGTCGTCATTTCGGAGGTGATCGGTAACGGGGGCTTGCTGCACCGTCCACGGGTCCGCCGCATCCGCGCCTTCCCGCTTTCCCTGAATTTGGTTTTCCCTGAATTTGGAGTGCTTCCGTGAAAGCGATCATCCTTGCCGCCGGGCGTGGCAGCCGCATGAAGGCCATGACCGAGGACCGGCCGAAGTGTCTGGTCGAAATCGCCGGGCGCAGCCTGCTGGACTGTCAGCGTGCCGCCCTGACCGGTGCCGGCGCCGGCCCGTTGGCCGTGGTGCGTGGCTACCGCGGCGAGGCGTTCGAGGGACGCGGGCTGACCCTGTTCGACAATCCCCGCTGGGCCGAAACCAACATGGTCATGTCGCTGGTCCAGGCAGCCCCGTGGCTGAGCGCCGAACCGTGCCTCGTCAGCTACGCCGA
This region of Azospirillum thiophilum genomic DNA includes:
- a CDS encoding gamma-glutamyl-gamma-aminobutyrate hydrolase family protein (Members of this family of hydrolases with an active site Cys residue belong to MEROPS family C26.); this encodes MTTVRPVAARLIAVSQRVDVIAGRNERRDSLDQRWTGFLDACGLLPVAMPNTASPALAAAWLEAVAPAGILLTGGNDLAAYGGDAPERDAVEVLLIEHAVTRRVPLMAVCRGLQMLMHHFGAGLERVTGHAGTDHPVVLDDGATDTVNSYHNWSFTSVPPGFTAWATAPDGVVEAVRHDTLPLFGMLWHPERNAPYRAVDLDLVRRHFGGDR
- a CDS encoding adenylyl-sulfate kinase; its protein translation is MKESRMFIHFDLPRAAGDSLMDCVERVYGASRVLHLGHGLRFDMSYEALLSKTSDEIDLIKSRYGCAVTKHAFALHNIIGAPYVGFVRNPFDWYVSSYYWARKNSLGNPSEFYGYMIDKHDMSLEYFVHWLHDIGHDNNQTKNIFHLSKNYSGVLPPDPASITLDEANFTQAIELTETAFAVLAPTDLFGPALYVMGMLFDWPDLPPWRLRSSSNWRASASIPDTLEDFVRERSPYDWNMFAAVRKGFEQRYADVLTARAAEIADYDACSRNPAWQDAMPFHVCDVPAPFLQGVRLQAPPPLRAPAAVPGALRGNRMPGLRLHLHGVVHGHFLLSPRPDSPPFLAVPLVSLIDQMAAPEQLWPFYGPGVLFDRSLDGLRQRLEAGEVPSLVESQGDLQIWFYRGAYRFLEWTAGTDIDVLYSDPEGALNGSLHATDWPTARQFFTLFTDPFQRQRIDGFGIVEGVEGEPWRAEPTAGGPAVTAPSLLRLLEALQSSGRLSLRSPPPFLIDSLTDYNLVKYHGRNYGAHQGAGNLEDLLAEPGENLIEAATLKDVRRAIIDRWLSHRSPDPHLIETLGVTNIVLFRDRFVALPQALGPVDLSDPATFHLPGVIVSRSRTRLRHLVATEAAGQGRNTQAGTAPESGGRPAPLLPDASGKGRLFWLTGLSGAGKTTVALRVCARLRAAGLPAVLLDGDRLRAAIAPDAGHTPDQRRQLALSYARLCRELTEQGLVVVIATISMFHAVRQWNRENIEGYREIYLRVPLEHRADRDPKGLYRNAAVDMVGTDTSIEEPDHPDLVIDNYGTMTPDGAADLIWDRLIASDTALIGLSAAAPKDGDYKEPHTSQ
- a CDS encoding class I SAM-dependent methyltransferase; translated protein: MLPKPAGEIEAADVGAGTGIWTRLVAERVRHVTAVEPNDDMRRLGIADSAGLRIEYRVGSGEQTGLSDASVDMVSMASSFHWVDFERGLAEFHRILRPEGRFVALWNPRLIDANPLLVEIEAEITRLAPEVKRVSSGNSGITETLTERLWASRQFDDVVYLEGRHSVDQTSEQYLGVWNSVNDVRHQLGPDRWTAFMAFVEARIAGLDVITTTYRTRAWSARRR
- a CDS encoding PEP-utilizing enzyme; translated protein: MDTSALPLRIAFGSKAETLERLAPHLRTAHVLDLVRFRAVDWNAGGMEAILDRIATTPWGRQGPLIVRSSAAAEDREGQSLAGHFVSIGNVDPAGLPAAVAEVAASFGDEPVPADQIFVQPMLTAAMSGVAFTRDPNTGAPYLIVNYEEGGDTAAVTGGHAAELKTFVYWKGATVPCPSPLDRVVALAGELEGLLGGESLDIEFAFSPTGELYLFQVRPLSAACGTAVGTDEHRPLLEAIAQKIAQANRPHPYLRGRRTLYGVMPDWNPAEIIGIRPRPLALSLYRQLVTDSVWAYQRHNYGYRNLRSFPLMRSFHGLPYIDVRLSFNSFIPGDVPDTLADRLVDCYIDQLAAAPVLHDKVEFEIVFSCYTFDLDTRLQRLRGFGFSERDLEELTQSLRRLTNRVIHRETGLWRNDSKKIGILEERQRTIRTTDMDIVSRIYWLMEDCKRYGTLPFAGLARAGFIAVQMLKSLVAVGAIEPQQYDAFMTSLETVSGRMTRDLRALSRSEFLEKYGHLRPGTYDILSPRYDEDPERYLGAEHGAGPHDEGAAPTFALSLPQMRRIDALLNQHSLEMDVVSLFDFCQAGIQGREHSKFVFTRSLSEVLSLLTRLGERYGLSPDDMSYFDASLIDDLYASSCDIEATLRHSISQGRARYAETQRIVLPPLISQPEEVWAFHIPPTEPNFITQRTVEGPVRSHKAPASELKGAVVVIPSADPGFDWIFSHGIGGFITAYGGVNSHMAIRAGELNLPAVIGAGETLFNQWKDNRRLRIDCASRRVDVLQ